One region of Eupeodes corollae chromosome 1, idEupCoro1.1, whole genome shotgun sequence genomic DNA includes:
- the LOC129939062 gene encoding putative nuclease HARBI1, which produces MDSMGFYVKSRQKIVKKNRIELRNKASQIFDLPDSVFTQRFRLNKAAFKYVLRELKQKLPPIVRSSSVSAELKLAACLRFLANGGYQDGVGQDFNFGMAQSTISVVLSDVLAILEEQLCPKWITLAMTDEEKRDARVYFYRKCKIPGVIMCMDGIHIKIVKPNGESSHQFLNQKGFFSLNAIIICDHKQRIRYVDAKYPGSTQNAFVWSNSEAYLYFKELYENGDCCTRLLGYEGYPLSPWLITPFKDACAGTAESRFNESHSSALNVIKQTVGAWRNWCRCFLGTRQLHYSPKKAVQIINVAAALHNIRIHFKLHQDYDPDSLVEEEGPEDEVFNEEYQTEDPYFEEAIQLRNEFLSNF; this is translated from the exons ATGGACTCTATGGGATTTTACGTGAAATCAAGAcagaaaattgtaaagaaaaacagaaTAGAACTACGTAACAAAGCATCGCAAATTTTTGACCTTCCAGATTCCGT ATTCACTCAACGTTTTAGATTAAATAAGGCTGCTTTTAAATATGTTCTACGAGAACTCAAGCAGAAACTCCCGCCAATTGTTAGATCATCATCTGTTTCAGCAGAACTCAAATTGGCTGCTTGTTTAAGGTTTCTAGCCAACGGAGGCTATCAGGATGGAGTTGGACaggattttaattttggaatgGCACAATCAACCATTTCGGTTGTGCTCTCTGATGTGCTCGCAATATTGGAAGAACAATTGTGCCCCAAATGGATAACACTCGCAATGACCGATGAGGAGAAACGTGACGCCCGTgtgtatttttatagaaaatgtaaaattccTGGAGTTATTATGTGCATGGATggaattcatataaaaatagtCAAACCAAATGGAGAAAGTTCAcaccagtttttaaatcaaaaaggaTTTTTCAGTCTTAATGCAATAATT aTCTGTGATCACAAACAAAGGATCAGATATGTGGATGCAAAATATCCTGGTTCAACTCAAAATGCATTTGTCTGGTCAAACAGTGAGGCCTATctttattttaaggaattatATGAAAACGGCGATTGCTGCACAAGACTGCTTG GATACGAGGGATATCCACTTTCACCGTGGTTGATAACTCCATTTAAAGATGCTTGTGCAGGAACTGCAGAGAGTCGATTCAATGAAAGCCACAGCAGTGCGCTTAATGTCATTAAACAAACTGTTGGCGCTTGGAGGAATTGGTGTAGATGCTTTCTTGGTACTCGACAACTACACTACTCACCGAAAAAAGCAGTACAAATTATCAACGTTGCCGCAGCCCTCCATAACATCCGAATACATTTTAAACTACATCAAGATTATGACCCCGATTCGCTTGTAGAGGAGGAAGGACCAGAGGATGAAGTATTCAACGAGGAATACCAAACTGAGGATCCTTACTTCGAAGAAGCTATTCAGCTTAGAAACGAATTCCTATCAAACTTTTGA